The Saprospiraceae bacterium genome includes a window with the following:
- a CDS encoding CoA transferase subunit A, translating into MINKKVENVTEALSGIEDGMTLMLGGFGLCGIPENSIFELVRKGVRNLICISNNAGVDDFGLGLLLQGKQIKKMISSYVGENEEFERQMLSGELEVELIPQGTLAERCRAAQSGFPAFYTPAGYGTEVAEGKESREFDGKMYILEKAFDADFAIIKAWKGDEAGNLIFKGTARNFNPCMCGAAKTTIVEVEELLPVGALDPNFIHIPGIFVQRIFQGEKYEKRIEQRTVRQRPNN; encoded by the coding sequence ATGATCAATAAAAAAGTTGAAAATGTTACTGAAGCATTGTCGGGAATAGAAGATGGAATGACCCTGATGTTAGGCGGCTTTGGTTTGTGCGGTATTCCGGAAAATTCGATATTTGAATTGGTAAGAAAAGGTGTTAGAAACCTTATTTGTATCTCCAACAATGCAGGTGTGGATGATTTTGGTTTAGGTCTACTACTTCAGGGCAAACAAATAAAAAAGATGATCTCATCTTATGTAGGTGAAAATGAAGAATTTGAAAGACAGATGCTCAGCGGGGAATTGGAGGTGGAGCTTATACCGCAAGGTACGCTGGCTGAAAGATGCCGTGCAGCGCAATCGGGATTTCCTGCATTTTATACACCTGCAGGATATGGTACAGAAGTAGCTGAAGGCAAAGAGTCCAGAGAATTTGATGGTAAAATGTATATCCTGGAAAAAGCATTTGATGCAGATTTTGCCATAATTAAGGCCTGGAAAGGTGATGAAGCCGGTAATCTGATTTTTAAGGGAACGGCCAGAAATTTCAACCCTTGTATGTGTGGTGCCGCTAAAACTACCATTGTCGAAGTGGAAGAATTATTACCTGTTGGTGCATTGGATCCAAATTTTATCCATATACCGGGCATATTTGTGCAGCGTATCTTCCAGGGTGAAAAATATGAAAAAAGAATTGAACAGCGGACCGTACGACAGCGTCCCAATAATTAG
- a CDS encoding NADP(H)-dependent aldo-keto reductase yields MRYRKLGNTEIEVSVICMGTMTFGQQNTEAEGHEQIDYALANGINFVDTAEMYSVPGRPETQGSTERIIGTWLAKTGKRKDIVLASKVTGPSPGLKYISPNLGFSKARILEAFEGSCKRLQTDYIDIYQMHWPERRTNFFGVLGYTQHDDQWEDNFMESITTMDQLVKEGKIRHWGLSNETPWGVMRSFNVSDGHQLPRPVSIQNPYNLLNRSFEVGLSEISIRDHISLLAYSPMGFGLLSGKFHDKADTANDRINQFKNLSRYNSTQSWEATERYIKIAREAGLTPAVMALAFVNDRPFVTSNIIGATSMLQLKENISSIDVTLSKDVLDAIDLVHKDISNPAP; encoded by the coding sequence ATGAGATATAGAAAACTTGGGAATACTGAAATAGAAGTGAGTGTGATTTGTATGGGTACCATGACTTTCGGGCAACAAAATACTGAAGCCGAGGGCCACGAACAAATAGATTATGCTTTGGCCAATGGTATCAATTTTGTTGATACCGCCGAGATGTATTCTGTACCGGGAAGACCGGAGACTCAAGGATCAACAGAAAGAATCATTGGCACATGGCTTGCTAAAACAGGAAAACGCAAAGACATCGTTCTTGCAAGTAAAGTGACAGGCCCTTCACCAGGCCTAAAATATATAAGTCCAAATCTGGGATTTAGCAAAGCCAGAATCCTGGAAGCTTTTGAAGGCAGCTGTAAAAGATTACAGACAGATTATATTGACATATATCAGATGCACTGGCCCGAAAGACGTACCAATTTTTTTGGTGTTTTGGGCTATACACAGCATGATGACCAATGGGAGGACAATTTTATGGAGTCTATCACCACCATGGATCAATTGGTCAAAGAAGGTAAAATCCGACATTGGGGGCTTTCAAATGAGACACCCTGGGGAGTGATGCGAAGTTTTAACGTCTCAGATGGCCACCAATTACCCAGACCGGTCAGTATTCAGAATCCCTACAATCTGCTGAACCGTAGTTTTGAGGTCGGACTTTCAGAAATTTCTATTCGCGACCACATTAGTCTTTTGGCTTATTCACCTATGGGATTTGGGTTGCTTTCAGGTAAGTTTCACGATAAGGCAGATACGGCAAATGACAGAATCAATCAATTCAAAAACCTTTCAAGGTACAACAGTACACAAAGTTGGGAAGCAACTGAAAGGTATATCAAAATAGCCCGTGAAGCAGGTCTCACACCGGCAGTCATGGCATTGGCATTTGTAAATGACCGGCCGTTTGTGACCAGCAATATAATCGGGGCAACAAGTATGTTGCAATTAAAAGAAAACATCAGCAGTATTGATGTGACATTGAGCAAAGATGTGCTCGATGCCATAGATTTGGTACATAAAGATATTTCCAATCCGGCACCTTAA
- a CDS encoding T9SS type A sorting domain-containing protein produces MNGTNSTLMNTLTRMALLVMVLFTVSLTQVMAQPSCACKGSIQVSVDADCQLRLVVRDVLASTAGSCDAGATITLMKTAQGDIIPDLAPAIGVAEVDGSLLIGKTIYAKVTTQPIDGKVNSCWTTVYVEDKIKPSWANNRPDTCIVTCPSLGTFVPRAIDNCHTPRVYQVSESIVVNDCTKPLIFAGPDTLKCITREYRAIDESGNVSDSICKVVIYVTAIDDLIWPKNSQLFCEEDYAKIPSGPFAGHPSPVAIDGKKGSGVPSLYPWLPTTKNATYWIGRSGDGLRDSVSLSTRVVPPGSPASAQVCLTAPANITLRFKYGSIHLPAATDSAFYTINGDWKGGRKGVITPMSGTVPAPFNNIPLLSGQTICVNLVGSGASLTFGLDTLMTGIPLLPENSAACNLFVTYTDQKFPTIKCVTKILRRWTFMEWSCNSRIITRDQLIEIIDNKGPGIHDLKNDIATTNGHSCEGLYKLQKPRLTDNCSDDLKYNVTIKDEEGKPVSFIAGLRLSDADRYVKLPLGCDSIFYTAFDGCHNSTEVSIVVRVEDNTPPVAVCKQNTVVGLTDGGKAWVPASSFDNGSYDECDLAKVLVRRMDPTPCQPCKAPIIPGFTYIGEHINPGKTAPHHYYVSKHRANPRVAAKTAAAVGGYLVHLNNAAENKWVDDKYREWNIAEDYIIGLRDALGKGEFSWFSGQSGTYRNWAPGYPVDTIITPLNHRNDSIYVRSKYSTWTSSRPARWVNFDVDNCDADEYLYIVEVEDPCGFSEYVEFCCNDVTSTSPKVVVLRAIDKSGNWNECMVNATVQDKLPLELTCPPNQIITCDYPVSLTKEDLRTAFGYAELKGNCSSGTITDTFYTNLTSCRIGTIRRVFTATRGTEVRTCTQIIWVGGRSGYTGPRSWPKDTIVMSCGNPEDDAFRTSELGKPDLSGDNVCSLVGYKHHDDIFYINNSTPDACFKILRTHTVIDWCKFYPNTFVIDRVPASVVNFLRSIGGTGTELSVNNYLILINSIGAIEKVNTVGSENVYYYPKSTFGAHQVPNINLEGLLPGIGSVIPVTRLPELAHIFLLDYWNTWERLQTIKVADKVAPAIVCPPAKTVCTYDPSCVGGFIELSTTATDACTQELRWYYRIDKNNDGSFDSGSQYNKTGIGNSIDASGTYPIGTHKIEYTFEDKCGNLSKCEQLFTIKNCKAPTPYCLNGLATTLMPVDSDNNGTVDGGMVDVWATDFDNGSSHPCPGYKVAVSFAVITANADGTPKVVNRRTYTCDSIITGVRRNVRIYIAAVDTKGKVILDDNNKVVQDYCSTFIDVQNNLGACGSAGRIVVNGSVMTENEIPVKDVSVSLEGSEKTMMTGNNGTYNFSDVTAGGSYLVKPFKNDDHMNGISTLDLVMIQRHILGIEKITSPYKLIAADVNKDKNISAADLTELRKLILGINDKFTNNNSWRFVDKAHKFTDVNSAQAEIFPELYSLTNAKSNMKIDFMSIKVGDVNGNVTANSNDNRTESRSAQNFALNTVNASFNAGQIVEVPVIVAEANSVTGFQFTVGFDAEKLSLEGIDGDIVGMTDNNFGFTNLADGLLSVSYNKEKAMDMQEGDRIIKLTFKAKANGTLSEVMNINSDITKAEAYTGSHDVMNVNFKVVNRVADGVVLHQNTPNPFKANTVIGFELPKAMSATITIYDVTGKMLREYKDEFSKGYNNLEINKNELGSVGVMYYTLEAGDFKATKKMVVIE; encoded by the coding sequence ATGAATGGAACAAATTCAACACTTATGAATACCTTGACCAGGATGGCCCTGCTGGTAATGGTATTATTTACAGTTTCTCTTACACAGGTGATGGCCCAGCCATCGTGTGCTTGTAAGGGATCTATTCAAGTATCAGTCGATGCTGATTGTCAACTTCGATTGGTTGTAAGGGACGTTTTAGCTTCGACTGCGGGTTCTTGCGACGCTGGAGCCACGATAACGTTAATGAAGACAGCACAGGGAGATATTATTCCTGATTTAGCTCCTGCGATCGGTGTTGCTGAAGTGGATGGCAGTCTTCTCATCGGGAAGACGATTTATGCAAAAGTAACTACACAACCGATTGACGGGAAGGTGAATTCTTGCTGGACTACTGTGTATGTAGAAGACAAAATCAAACCAAGTTGGGCAAACAACAGACCGGATACATGTATAGTTACATGTCCAAGTCTTGGCACTTTTGTACCACGAGCTATTGACAATTGCCATACACCTCGTGTATATCAGGTAAGTGAGAGTATCGTCGTAAATGATTGTACCAAACCATTGATATTTGCTGGTCCGGATACGCTGAAGTGTATCACCAGAGAATACCGAGCAATAGATGAGTCCGGAAATGTTTCTGACTCTATCTGTAAGGTTGTCATATATGTTACTGCAATTGACGATCTGATTTGGCCAAAAAACTCTCAACTTTTCTGTGAAGAAGATTATGCCAAAATTCCTTCCGGACCTTTCGCAGGTCACCCATCACCTGTAGCTATTGATGGTAAAAAGGGATCAGGCGTACCATCACTGTATCCGTGGCTGCCAACTACCAAAAATGCAACATACTGGATAGGCAGAAGTGGAGATGGTTTGAGAGACTCAGTGTCACTTAGTACACGTGTAGTCCCTCCTGGGTCTCCGGCTAGTGCACAGGTATGTCTCACGGCACCTGCTAACATCACTCTGCGATTCAAATATGGTTCTATCCATTTGCCTGCCGCAACTGATTCAGCATTTTATACTATAAATGGTGACTGGAAGGGTGGACGAAAAGGGGTAATAACGCCGATGAGTGGTACAGTACCCGCTCCGTTTAATAACATTCCTTTACTATCCGGTCAGACAATATGTGTCAATTTAGTAGGTTCGGGTGCTAGTCTTACATTCGGCTTAGATACATTGATGACAGGTATTCCTTTATTACCTGAGAATTCAGCTGCTTGTAATCTTTTTGTAACTTACACAGACCAGAAATTTCCGACCATCAAATGTGTGACCAAGATCTTACGTAGATGGACCTTTATGGAGTGGTCTTGCAATTCCAGAATAATCACTCGCGACCAGTTGATCGAGATTATTGATAACAAAGGTCCAGGTATCCATGATTTGAAAAATGACATCGCTACAACCAATGGACATTCTTGCGAAGGTCTTTATAAACTTCAGAAGCCTAGATTGACAGACAACTGTTCAGACGATCTGAAATATAACGTTACTATAAAAGATGAAGAAGGAAAACCAGTTTCATTTATTGCAGGATTGAGACTATCGGATGCTGATAGATATGTTAAGTTACCATTGGGATGTGATTCTATCTTCTATACGGCTTTTGATGGCTGTCACAATTCTACTGAAGTATCTATTGTTGTAAGAGTAGAAGACAATACTCCTCCGGTAGCTGTATGCAAACAAAACACCGTTGTTGGTCTTACAGATGGTGGCAAAGCATGGGTACCTGCTTCATCATTTGATAATGGAAGTTATGATGAATGTGATCTTGCAAAAGTACTTGTGAGAAGAATGGATCCTACCCCTTGTCAACCATGTAAAGCACCTATCATCCCTGGATTTACTTACATAGGTGAACATATCAATCCGGGTAAAACTGCACCTCACCATTACTACGTCAGCAAACACAGAGCCAACCCAAGGGTGGCTGCAAAAACTGCAGCTGCAGTTGGTGGTTATCTGGTACACTTAAACAATGCTGCTGAAAACAAATGGGTTGATGACAAATACAGAGAGTGGAATATAGCTGAGGACTATATCATAGGATTAAGAGATGCTTTAGGAAAGGGAGAATTTTCATGGTTTAGCGGTCAATCAGGTACCTACAGAAATTGGGCACCCGGCTATCCTGTTGACACTATCATTACTCCTCTTAATCATAGAAATGACTCTATATATGTTAGATCTAAATACAGTACATGGACATCTTCAAGACCAGCAAGATGGGTCAATTTTGATGTAGACAATTGTGATGCTGATGAGTATCTTTATATTGTAGAAGTAGAAGATCCATGTGGATTTAGCGAGTATGTGGAGTTTTGTTGTAACGATGTAACGAGTACATCACCTAAAGTGGTCGTTTTAAGGGCAATTGACAAATCAGGTAACTGGAATGAGTGTATGGTCAATGCCACTGTACAAGATAAACTACCTCTTGAATTGACATGTCCGCCAAATCAAATTATCACATGTGATTATCCTGTTAGTTTGACTAAGGAAGACCTTAGGACTGCATTTGGTTATGCTGAGCTGAAAGGTAACTGTTCAAGTGGTACAATTACGGATACTTTTTATACCAATCTCACATCATGCCGAATTGGTACCATTAGAAGAGTCTTTACTGCAACACGAGGAACTGAAGTCAGAACATGTACTCAGATCATATGGGTTGGTGGCAGAAGCGGATATACTGGTCCGAGATCATGGCCAAAAGATACCATAGTAATGTCATGTGGTAATCCTGAAGATGATGCCTTTAGAACATCAGAATTAGGTAAACCTGATTTAAGTGGAGATAATGTGTGTAGCTTGGTAGGTTACAAACACCATGATGATATATTTTACATTAATAATTCAACACCAGATGCTTGTTTTAAAATATTACGTACCCATACAGTAATAGATTGGTGTAAGTTTTATCCTAACACATTCGTTATTGATAGAGTGCCGGCGTCTGTAGTAAATTTCTTAAGGTCAATTGGTGGTACAGGAACTGAACTTTCAGTAAACAACTACTTAATCCTAATTAATTCAATAGGAGCTATTGAGAAAGTAAATACCGTGGGATCAGAGAATGTTTATTATTACCCCAAATCAACATTTGGAGCACACCAGGTGCCAAATATCAACCTTGAAGGGCTTCTTCCAGGAATTGGAAGTGTTATTCCAGTAACAAGATTACCTGAATTAGCTCATATTTTCTTATTGGATTACTGGAACACTTGGGAAAGGTTGCAGACTATTAAAGTGGCAGATAAAGTTGCTCCCGCTATAGTTTGTCCTCCTGCTAAGACAGTATGTACTTATGACCCAAGTTGTGTAGGTGGTTTCATAGAATTGAGCACTACAGCTACTGATGCCTGTACTCAGGAACTGAGATGGTATTACAGAATTGACAAAAACAATGATGGCTCTTTCGATTCAGGTTCTCAATATAACAAAACTGGAATAGGCAATTCAATAGACGCAAGTGGCACATACCCGATAGGTACTCATAAAATTGAGTATACATTTGAAGACAAATGTGGCAACTTGTCCAAATGTGAACAACTGTTTACCATTAAAAATTGTAAAGCACCGACACCTTACTGTTTAAATGGCCTGGCAACTACATTAATGCCTGTTGATTCTGATAACAATGGGACTGTAGATGGTGGAATGGTGGATGTATGGGCAACTGATTTTGATAATGGAAGTAGTCACCCATGTCCTGGATATAAAGTAGCAGTTTCCTTTGCAGTAATTACTGCCAATGCTGACGGAACACCTAAAGTAGTTAATAGAAGAACATACACTTGTGATTCTATTATAACTGGTGTCAGAAGAAACGTAAGAATTTATATTGCAGCGGTTGATACCAAAGGTAAAGTCATTCTTGATGATAATAACAAGGTAGTTCAGGACTATTGCTCTACATTTATTGATGTTCAGAATAATTTAGGAGCTTGCGGATCTGCAGGCAGAATAGTGGTGAATGGATCTGTAATGACTGAAAATGAGATACCTGTAAAAGATGTGAGTGTTTCTCTGGAAGGTAGTGAGAAGACAATGATGACTGGAAACAATGGTACATATAACTTTTCAGATGTAACAGCAGGCGGAAGTTATTTGGTCAAACCATTTAAGAATGACGATCATATGAACGGTATCTCCACTCTAGACCTTGTGATGATCCAACGACATATACTTGGAATCGAAAAAATCACTTCGCCTTATAAGTTGATCGCTGCCGATGTTAACAAAGACAAAAACATCTCGGCTGCCGATCTTACAGAATTAAGAAAGTTGATCTTGGGCATCAATGATAAATTTACTAATAATAATTCGTGGAGATTTGTGGATAAAGCACATAAATTTACCGATGTAAATAGTGCTCAGGCTGAAATTTTCCCAGAGTTATATAGCTTGACCAATGCTAAGTCAAACATGAAAATAGATTTCATGTCTATCAAAGTGGGAGACGTCAATGGCAATGTTACAGCTAACTCAAATGACAACAGGACTGAATCCAGATCTGCACAGAACTTCGCTCTGAATACTGTAAATGCATCATTTAATGCAGGTCAAATTGTGGAAGTACCTGTAATCGTGGCTGAGGCAAATAGTGTCACAGGGTTCCAGTTTACTGTAGGATTTGATGCTGAAAAGTTGAGTCTGGAAGGAATAGATGGTGATATCGTGGGTATGACAGACAATAACTTTGGATTTACCAACTTAGCTGACGGTCTACTCTCAGTAAGTTATAACAAAGAAAAGGCAATGGATATGCAGGAAGGTGACAGAATCATCAAACTGACTTTCAAAGCTAAAGCTAATGGAACGCTTTCTGAAGTTATGAATATCAACTCTGATATCACTAAAGCAGAAGCTTATACTGGTTCACATGATGTGATGAACGTAAACTTCAAAGTGGTTAACAGAGTTGCTGATGGAGTTGTACTTCACCAAAATACTCCAAACCCATTCAAAGCAAATACTGTGATTGGATTTGAACTTCCGAAAGCAATGAGTGCTACAATCACTATCTATGATGTGACTGGTAAAATGCTTAGAGAGTACAAGGATGAATTCAGCAAAGGTTACAACAACCTTGAAATCAACAAAAACGAACTTGGTAGTGTCGGTGTAATGTATTACACGCTTGAAGCAGGTGACTTCAAAGCTACCAAAAAGATGGTTGTCATAGAATAA
- a CDS encoding superoxide dismutase, whose product MKTYFILIAAFLLSGQTVWAQVHAMPSLKYSYTALEPYIDAQTMEIHYSKHHQAYLNNLTKALAGTKAEKMALGDLLIAAERRGATIRNNGGGHYNHSLFWEILSPEPSKVPQGQLAVEINKTFTSLDSLKKLMNSGAMTRFGSGWVWLYVKPDKSLAVSSTANQDNPIMDAAGKERGIPILGIDVWEHAYYLKYQNKRADYLGAIWNVLDWNAVGVNYEKALKDPLLKVIEKDTWQELKDFHMVMGQTFHPMEEGNLKPIKERSAEMLAKAQLLASSNPPASFSSAAIRKAVSDLVTGAANLDKLIKKKAKDDKIIADLTKLHDTFHVIQGLCSDDH is encoded by the coding sequence ATGAAAACATATTTTATACTTATTGCGGCCTTCTTATTATCAGGTCAAACCGTTTGGGCACAGGTACATGCCATGCCGTCTCTCAAATATTCGTATACTGCACTTGAGCCTTACATTGATGCTCAGACTATGGAAATCCATTATTCAAAACATCATCAGGCTTATCTTAATAATCTGACAAAAGCATTGGCAGGTACCAAAGCAGAAAAAATGGCATTGGGAGATTTATTAATCGCAGCTGAAAGAAGAGGTGCGACTATAAGAAACAATGGCGGTGGTCATTACAATCATAGCTTATTTTGGGAAATTTTATCTCCCGAACCATCCAAAGTGCCTCAGGGTCAGTTGGCTGTAGAGATCAACAAAACCTTCACTTCATTAGACAGCCTTAAAAAGCTGATGAATAGTGGAGCTATGACAAGATTTGGGTCCGGATGGGTGTGGTTATACGTAAAACCTGATAAGTCACTAGCAGTATCTTCGACAGCTAATCAGGACAATCCCATCATGGATGCTGCCGGCAAAGAAAGAGGAATTCCTATTTTGGGTATAGATGTATGGGAACATGCTTACTACCTGAAATACCAAAACAAAAGAGCTGACTATCTAGGTGCCATTTGGAATGTACTGGATTGGAATGCTGTTGGTGTCAATTATGAAAAAGCACTCAAAGATCCACTACTTAAGGTCATAGAAAAGGATACATGGCAAGAGCTTAAGGATTTTCACATGGTCATGGGTCAGACATTTCATCCTATGGAAGAAGGTAACCTGAAACCCATAAAGGAAAGATCCGCTGAAATGTTGGCAAAAGCTCAATTGCTGGCATCATCCAATCCGCCTGCATCATTCAGTAGTGCTGCTATCAGGAAAGCCGTCTCTGATCTTGTTACAGGTGCTGCAAATCTGGATAAACTCATCAAAAAGAAAGCAAAAGACGATAAAATTATAGCTGACTTAACAAAATTGCATGATACGTTTCATGTGATTCAGGGCTTGTGCAGTGATGATCATTGA
- a CDS encoding BamA/TamA family outer membrane protein, which translates to MRALLITDNKVYRALLRKSMFVKQNIDFSFLGLIVFLSIFYSSCNTARYLHADESLLKGTKIVYKNEKNVMDKSSLTNEILQLIDYKPNGKLLFLIPEEWLYLSNIRNGKDSTWYNKAFSKLGAPPVLYNEEKHKTIAVNIENYLRFRKGYYEARVDFITIEKIVGWTSGKGSATRFDTEVTYIVSTGDRYRINSITYESEDKALLRFVQSVNDESLIRKNDYIDFLVIEEEKKRLVVELQNNGYAGFAGNYIELNGDSSKINKTIDLTLLIRTPLPAKEHKRYVTGNVRVFTDYIQDQTDSIYHENYTDKSYYRQSDDFLVKPSVLSNMIFLKQNEYLNRTDRQKTFRKLNGIGTYRFVTFNAYPDSEKDSMMNFDILLSPHQKKWVFDGGFNAYYSTLGPAELIGFGLSSQFVNRNLLGGSERYTMRAETGWEFGFSKETGITRRTTNFSFQNNLVIPSFQDFVGLGKLVNRLGLIKDRFYNDFREDAVTNIDLGFSNVNIINLYSLQSLNASFGFDYTSARNNRYVFRPLGFNLDQYEIKDTASFELNPLILLSFKDILRTGFLFRDFSYVYNRPKDKKGRSFLIINNLELSGSEVYLANKLYNTISGSKHIWELANQISFAKYVRFEFDGRYNKEYSRTSSFAARLNAGIIIPFGDNLAAPFIRQFGVGGPNSLRAWNIKEPGPGGYRDPQTKVKDTPGIFVNQGDIRLEMNAEYRFKIFLVMDGALFVDAGNVWVLKDDVTRPNASISTSFYKQIAIGAGYGMRLNFDFFILRFDFGYKLRSPFEDDYKKSQWYSFKEIRQQGLGNVQVGVNYPF; encoded by the coding sequence ATGCGGGCTTTACTGATCACGGATAACAAAGTTTACAGAGCCTTACTACGAAAAAGTATGTTTGTCAAGCAAAATATTGATTTTTCTTTTTTGGGGTTAATCGTTTTTTTATCCATTTTTTATTCTTCATGCAATACGGCAAGATATCTCCATGCAGATGAAAGCTTGCTTAAAGGTACAAAGATAGTTTATAAAAATGAAAAAAATGTCATGGACAAGAGTTCCCTGACCAACGAGATTTTACAACTCATTGATTACAAACCTAATGGGAAATTACTTTTTCTGATTCCTGAAGAGTGGTTGTACCTGTCCAACATCAGGAACGGAAAGGATTCTACCTGGTATAATAAAGCTTTTAGCAAATTGGGCGCCCCTCCGGTATTGTATAATGAAGAAAAGCACAAAACCATTGCGGTCAATATCGAAAACTATCTTAGGTTCAGGAAAGGATATTATGAAGCCAGAGTAGATTTTATCACAATAGAAAAAATAGTAGGATGGACTTCCGGTAAAGGGTCAGCAACACGATTTGATACTGAAGTTACTTATATTGTTTCTACCGGGGACAGATACCGGATCAATAGTATTACTTATGAGTCGGAAGATAAAGCATTGCTCCGTTTTGTACAATCTGTCAATGATGAATCACTCATCAGGAAGAATGATTATATTGATTTTTTGGTCATTGAGGAAGAAAAAAAGCGGCTTGTTGTTGAGCTTCAAAATAACGGTTATGCAGGATTTGCCGGAAATTATATCGAATTGAATGGAGACAGTAGCAAAATTAATAAAACGATAGACCTGACACTTTTGATTCGAACACCCTTACCAGCCAAGGAACACAAAAGGTATGTCACTGGTAATGTAAGAGTATTTACAGATTATATTCAGGATCAGACAGATAGCATATATCATGAAAATTATACAGATAAATCCTATTACAGACAGTCTGATGATTTTCTTGTAAAGCCATCAGTCCTTTCCAATATGATATTCTTGAAACAAAACGAATATTTAAACAGAACTGACAGGCAAAAGACCTTCAGAAAACTCAATGGTATCGGTACATACAGGTTTGTAACTTTCAATGCCTATCCTGATAGTGAAAAGGACTCCATGATGAACTTTGATATTCTACTGTCACCTCACCAAAAGAAATGGGTATTTGATGGAGGATTCAATGCTTACTACAGTACTTTGGGTCCTGCAGAACTGATAGGTTTTGGGCTTTCTTCCCAATTTGTCAATAGAAATCTTCTTGGTGGTTCGGAACGATATACCATGCGAGCTGAAACCGGATGGGAATTTGGATTTTCCAAGGAAACCGGCATCACCAGAAGAACAACCAATTTTTCCTTCCAGAATAATCTTGTGATTCCTTCATTTCAGGATTTTGTCGGGCTTGGAAAACTAGTCAATAGATTAGGTTTGATCAAAGATAGATTTTACAATGATTTCAGAGAAGATGCAGTCACCAATATTGATCTTGGATTCAGTAATGTCAACATCATAAATCTGTATTCTCTGCAATCTCTCAATGCTTCATTTGGATTTGACTACACATCAGCACGTAATAACAGATATGTTTTCAGGCCACTTGGTTTCAATCTCGACCAATATGAAATCAAGGATACTGCCAGTTTTGAACTTAACCCTTTGATTTTATTGTCTTTCAAAGATATCTTGCGCACCGGATTTTTATTCAGAGACTTTTCATATGTTTACAACCGACCCAAAGACAAAAAAGGAAGGTCATTTTTGATCATCAATAATCTGGAACTTTCGGGAAGTGAGGTATATCTTGCCAATAAACTTTACAATACTATCTCAGGTTCAAAACACATATGGGAACTTGCAAATCAAATCTCTTTTGCCAAATATGTGAGGTTTGAGTTTGATGGACGTTACAACAAAGAGTATAGCAGAACTTCATCCTTTGCGGCAAGACTCAATGCCGGTATTATCATCCCATTTGGTGACAATCTGGCGGCACCTTTTATAAGACAATTTGGGGTAGGGGGACCCAATAGTCTTCGGGCATGGAATATAAAAGAACCCGGGCCTGGTGGTTATCGTGATCCGCAGACAAAAGTAAAAGATACACCTGGTATTTTTGTCAATCAGGGAGATATCAGGCTTGAAATGAATGCGGAGTATAGATTTAAAATTTTTCTTGTGATGGATGGTGCTTTATTTGTGGATGCCGGTAATGTGTGGGTGCTCAAAGATGATGTTACAAGACCGAATGCTTCTATCAGCACCTCATTCTACAAGCAGATAGCAATAGGAGCCGGTTATGGGATGAGATTAAATTTTGACTTTTTTATTTTAAGGTTTGATTTTGGATATAAGCTTCGCAGTCCGTTTGAAGATGATTATAAAAAGTCTCAATGGTATTCATTCAAAGAGATAAGACAACAAGGGCTGGGAAATGTTCAGGTGGGCGTAAACTACCCTTTCTGA